From Daphnia magna isolate NIES linkage group LG2, ASM2063170v1.1, whole genome shotgun sequence:
CCTAACGCACTATTGTCATAATTGACGAGGCCACAACAGTCACGCAAAGGCATGATATATTTACAAAATATGTAATTAAtcataatttttgtttgtatttcaagtagaaaaccCACGTCTATACTTTAGACCCGATAAACAATCGAAGATTGGGTAAATTCAGCACGAAAAccctgttttcttttctcttgtatTTATAGACTAAGAGTTGCCATTACAGAAATAAGCCATTTACTTTGAATCCAGATAGACGTGCATTAAGAAACTGAATAGCAAACGTTTCTTTTGAGATACGATGTGCACGATTGCTATTTTTTAGGTAGAACAAAAACCATTACGCATTCTTATTTCGTTTAAACACAAACCCCATGGATTGCTCCCCTTTTTTCGCCAAAATTCTCTTCAGTGAATACCGGTCAAAAGAAATCCAACTATCTTTTTGGATGAAAGAATTTCCCGATTCACTTTCTGCAGCTGTGACCTTGttccaaaaaaaagagattcaTGGTCCCCTCTCCGTATGTATGACACGCCCCTGCATCTCTTTTTCCCGTTTTTCAATAGAGGCCATCACGACGGTAGAATAAACGTCGATTGTAAAAGTGCGTTCACCGCtaggactttttttttaaataaaattttagaGGTAGATTCCCTGTGGAGTTTTTATTAGGTGTCATTCATAGTATATAAGTCCTTTGATTTTCAGGAATTGTTTTCAGAACATGGGCGTGGTGTTTTCACCTTGCGATCATTGTTAGGCAAAGAGAATAAGACCTGGAGGACAGGCTAGATATTAGGTTGTTTGTgaaatatgaatttaaaaaaccatttAGGTTGAGAGGTATTAGATAAAAACAAGTCCGACAAAAACTTAAGTGCCATGGTTATGGATTTGCTGTTTAAATGGAATTCCATTGAAGGCGCACTTCTATAACTTTATTTCCataatttgaaatgaaaagtgcTCTCAGCAAGTCAAAATAAATTAAAGAAGGATATAAACTTAAAGTTATGTAATATCTTTTACCCCAAAAATGTAACTGTGACGTTAAAAATAGAAGGATGATACAAAAGGTGTATTTAGTATCACCCATAAAGGCAAAGAGCGAAATTTCGCATTAGAAACGGAGTAAAATTGGGACACACGCCTACCGAAAGTaaacgaaaggaaaaaggTGGAGTCGGACGACGCCAACGAACTATAAAAAGAGACGGAATTCTACTGGAAAGACATCAGTTTGTATTCAGCTGTACTAAAACATCTAAAACAAACATGAAGGTAGACTATAGatgattcctttttttttttttacttcgatGACCAATCAAGTACTGAAGACAATAACCTTTTTTAGGTTTTTATCATCGTCGCATTGATGGCTGTTGTCTCAGCCCAAGGACCTTACAAGCCATCCTCTAATTCGGTGGCTCCGTACAAATCTGAATACCCGTCTTATAAACCTGGATATCCTGCTCCGGCTTACAAACCTGCCTACCCTACGCCAAGCTACAAACCAGACTTTCCTTCCCCCAAACCTGAATACCCAGCACCAACTTACAAGTCTGAATACCCTTCTCCAGCTTACAAACCGGCCTACCCATCAAAGAGCTACGACTACGTAAGACATTTCATCTTCCATTCTGGTCCTAAGCTGCTAATTGTTGATTTTGTTCAACTGTGTAGCCCCCAATGCCGTACAAGTTCGAATGGGCCGTTAAGGACGATTACACTTACCAACGATTACGCCCATGAAGAGACCAGTGATGACAAGGGTCAAGTAACCGGCTCTTACCGTACTCTCCTTCCTGATGGTCGTACTCAAGTGGTCAACTACAAAGCGGATGACTACACTGGATACATAGCTGATGTCAAGTACGAGGGAGAAGCCAAGTACCCCACTGAATATAAACCAGCTTACAAGGCTGCCTACCCCGAGCCAGCGTACAAGCCAGCCTACTCCGAGCAAGGATACAAGCCTGCCTACCCTCAACCTGCGTACCCTGCTCCAGCATACAAACCCGCCTACCCAACAGCCAAGTATCCAGCCTACCCAGCTCCTATATACCCAGCCAGATATTAGAATAGAATGTCAACCTAAACACAAGTGtcaaattcaaataaaaaatattttaataaatcATAATGTTATGGTGAAATATGTTTTCTTCATTACTGTCAGAGCATACCAGAAATCTGAATAGTTTATAAgaccgaaaagaaaaacatctgCACATTTGAAGCACTTTATCTGTTAGTGTTGAAAttatattgaagaaaaattattcCCGCTATCTAAATGGTAATTATCTCACTTGCATTTACCTAGAAACACTTAACGAGATCAGCTCCTTTCTCTAATTTGCCACTGATATTTTAGCTCAATTTTTCATACAAAGTGCAATATATTACATTTAAGGAGAATGTCACATACCTATACCCACAATTGCATTTTGTTTGGCGTTCACGTCTACTTTTTTCCAAAACAAATTTTCGATTCACGCTACACAAAATCTTTATTATGCACAAACATAAAACAGCtttaaaaacaacagaaaaggaGATCAGTAATATAGCCTACGGTCTTCGCAGTGAATGAAATTTCTTGATAAAATGAATAATTTGTTTAATCGAAGCAGGTTGATTTTCTGGGGCGTGATAACCATAATACGGCCGTTCGTACAGATAGACTGGTTTATAATAATCTTCAAGAGAATACTGCTCTTGGTATCCCTCTTGAAGGTGATTGTGTTGAACATAAGGCGGTTGGCATGAAACGACAGTCACTAAAGCAGCAAGGACGAAGACCTGTGCAACAAATTAATCATTTTCTTGCCTATCCTCTGCCTTAAAAAATTCCTTCGTCAATAAACATACTGtaccttcatttttttgtatCCGATATTGTAGAACGACTGAATGCGACTGGTACGTGAGCCCTGTTCACAGTGATGTTTTTATAACTGCTGCGTACCAGTGTACAGTACAATCGGGGGCTACACCTTTTGGTTTCATCACCTGGAGTTACGTGTAATGCGGAATTTCTATTCCCATTTCCCCATGACCAATTTTCTCCAATAAAGAATTCACGCGATCGTATTACAAAATTTCAGTATCGATTTcgattttcaaatttcttcAATTCCGCTAAAAATGCCACTTTTACTTTTCTCTGTAAGCATAAACTGTGAAGACAGATCTCTTCTTTTGGTGTACCACTGCCACAGATTAAGTAATCAATTGGAAAAGTGCCCCCGGAACACTTCTTTACCATAAGCGACAACATGTGATTATCTAAAGAGCTTCTTTTATCGTTTCCCTTCTCAGTCATACAGACAGAGTTCCAATTAGAGAGCTAgtttttatccttttttatAATTTGTACGTTGTGCATATTTTCATGTGATCCATATGCAAATATTATGCACTGATATTCGTATCACAAGGAATTTATGACAGCAATTTCGAAGTTTTTTGGGCTATACTGTTTATTGTTTAATTATGCTTGTATAAAGATACGCAAAAGGCTTTTGAGTTTTACAgcgttttttcatttattttaattgatAAAGGGAATCTACAGTATGAATGGGTTTTATATATTAAAACATTTATTAGTATTTGACTGAATATGGTGACGCAAAGGAAGGGTACTTCGGTGCCGAAGAAACAGGTTTATAAACCGGTACTTCTCGGTAGGGTTTATGGGTTTGCACAGGGTACGAAGGTTT
This genomic window contains:
- the LOC116916770 gene encoding LOW QUALITY PROTEIN: adhesive plaque matrix protein (The sequence of the model RefSeq protein was modified relative to this genomic sequence to represent the inferred CDS: deleted 1 base in 1 codon): MKVFIIVALMAVVSAQGPYKPSSNSVAPYKSEYPSYKPGYPAPAYKPAYPTPSYKPDFPSPKPEYPAPTYKSEYPSPAYKPAYPSKSYDYPPMPYKFEWAVKDDYTTNDYAHEETSDDKGQVTGSYRTLLPDGRTQVVNYKADDYTGYIADVKYEGEAKYPTEYKPAYKAAYPEPAYKPAYSEQGYKPAYPQPAYPAPAYKPAYPTAKYPAYPAPIYPARY